DNA sequence from the bacterium genome:
CTTTAAACACCATGTGCTGCCCGACCAGCGCAACCACACGGTCGGTGTCGCGCCGCGCGAACCGCAACCGCTCCATCACCGTACGCGCAATCGCCGCCCCCACCTCGTCGTGACGCGAGAACCTGATCCGGTCGTCGGCGTCCTCGAAGGTCGCGGGCTTGCCCACGTCGTGCAGGAGGGTCGCCATCGCGAGGGCGACCGAGGGGGCGTGCAGCCGGCCCAGGGCCAGGCGGGTATGCTCGAACACATCACCCTCCGGGTGAAACGCGGGGGGCTGGCGGACGCCGATCTCTGCCGCGACCTCGGGGAGGATCACCGCGAGCAGCTCCGTCTCGCGGAGCAGCCCCAGCGCGCGCGAGGGATTGGGACCGGTGAGCATACGGACCAGTTCCTCGCGGATCCGCTCCGGGCTCACCTCATCGAGACGCGGCGCGAGTCGCCGGGCCGCCTGGATCACCTCCGGCGCAATCTCGAAACCTAGTTCCGCCGCGAGCCGGACGGCCCGCAGCATCCGCAGCCGATCCTCGGCGAACCGGGCCTCGGGGTCTCCGATCGTCCGGATCCTGCGCGCCGCGAGATCCGCCCGGCCGTCGACAAAGTCCAGGATCTCCTTGGTGTGCGGATCGTACAGCAGGCCGTTGATGGTAAAATCCCTGCGCGCGACGTCCTCCCGCGCGGTCGCGTAGCGCACCGAGGCCGGGTGGCGCCCGTCCAGATAGGGCCCTTCGGTTCGGAACGTCGCGACCTCGTACTCGCCGTCATCGAGCAGGACCCGCACCACGCCGAAGGCCGCACCGACATCGATGGTCCGATCGAACAACGCCCGCACCTGTGCGGGCGTCGCGGCGGTGGCGAGGTCATAGTCGGTGGGGTCGCGGCCGAGCAGCATATCACGGACGCAGCCGCCGGCCAGGTACGTCTCGAATCCCGCGGCCCGAAGGCGCTCCGCGATCTCACCCGCGGTCGAGAGGCTTGTCATCTCGACCTGAGGAGGTGCCGGTGATGAGGGCCCGCAGTCGGTCGAGCGCCGCCCGCTGGAGCCGCGAGACGTGCATCTGGGAAACGCCGAGCCGGCGCGCGATCTCGCCCTGCGACAGTTGTGTGGAGTACCTGAGCGTGACGATCTCCCGCTCGCGGTCCGGCAGGTTGCGGAGCGCCCACTCGAGGGTCGTCCGATCCTCCAGTTGTTCGAGGGCGGCATCCTCGCGGCCGAGCGACTCCAAGAGCGCCCCCGTTCGGCCATCCTCCTCGTCCGTCCCGTCGGCGTCGAGAGAGGTCGGGGCGTAGGCGTGCCCGGCGTCGAGCGCCTCGAGTACCACGTCGAATGGGACGCCCGTCTCCTCCGCCATCTCCGCAATCGTGGGCGAGCGGCCGAGGCGTTGGGACAGCGTTTCCACCGATCGCATCAAGACCCGATTCACCTCGCGCAGCCGTCGGGGGACGTGCACCGACCACAACTTGTCCCGAAAGTGCCGGCGGATCTCGCCCACGATCGTAGGCGTGGCGAAGGTCGAAAACTCGAGGCCCCGCGTGAGATCGTACCGATCGACCGCGTTGATCAGGCCGATCTGCGCGACTTGAATAAGATCCTCGAGGGGCTCCCCCCGGTCCGCGAACTTGCTGGCGAGGTAGACTGCGAGTCTCTGATGGGCCAGGATCAGCGCATCGCGCGCCGCCTGGTCTCCCGTCTGCCGGAAACGCTCAAAGAGCTTCCGGATTTCCGTTCTGGAGACCGGACGTCGCCCCGTGCGGCGTACAGGCATCAGCGCTGGCGTCGCTTGACCAGCCGGAGTTCGGCCTTCCCCTGCGGGCTCCTCTGACTCTCCACGTGATCGACCAGACACTGCATGAGGAACACGCCCAGACGGGCTTCGTCAAGCGGCTGTTTCCCTCGGGCGCCCGGCGGAGCCAGCTCCACCCCCGGGCCCCCGGTCTCGATGCGGACCTCGAACGCGTCCGCTTCCAGGGTAAACCGCAGCGTGAGTGGAGTGCCGTTCGTGCCGGCGACGAGG
Encoded proteins:
- a CDS encoding ATP-binding protein → MAARRSAARAAEVVEVTIPPKPEFVSVARLTAATVAARQSFTYDEIEDLKIAVSEACTALLVAGTNGTPLTLRFTLEADAFEVRIETGGPGVELAPPGARGKQPLDEARLGVFLMQCLVDHVESQRSPQGKAELRLVKRRQR
- a CDS encoding CCA tRNA nucleotidyltransferase — translated: MTSLSTAGEIAERLRAAGFETYLAGGCVRDMLLGRDPTDYDLATAATPAQVRALFDRTIDVGAAFGVVRVLLDDGEYEVATFRTEGPYLDGRHPASVRYATAREDVARRDFTINGLLYDPHTKEILDFVDGRADLAARRIRTIGDPEARFAEDRLRMLRAVRLAAELGFEIAPEVIQAARRLAPRLDEVSPERIREELVRMLTGPNPSRALGLLRETELLAVILPEVAAEIGVRQPPAFHPEGDVFEHTRLALGRLHAPSVALAMATLLHDVGKPATFEDADDRIRFSRHDEVGAAIARTVMERLRFARRDTDRVVALVGQHMVFKDVTQMREARLRRLLAASEFPELLELHRADSAASHGDLSTYEWVRAFLERLAGEPPVPPPLITGADVLALGLTPGPAVGRILRAVENARLDGAIRTREEALAAARALVASSREAAPDRGSGSSPPA
- a CDS encoding SigB/SigF/SigG family RNA polymerase sigma factor yields the protein MPVRRTGRRPVSRTEIRKLFERFRQTGDQAARDALILAHQRLAVYLASKFADRGEPLEDLIQVAQIGLINAVDRYDLTRGLEFSTFATPTIVGEIRRHFRDKLWSVHVPRRLREVNRVLMRSVETLSQRLGRSPTIAEMAEETGVPFDVVLEALDAGHAYAPTSLDADGTDEEDGRTGALLESLGREDAALEQLEDRTTLEWALRNLPDREREIVTLRYSTQLSQGEIARRLGVSQMHVSRLQRAALDRLRALITGTSSGRDDKPLDRG